Genomic window (Prionailurus bengalensis isolate Pbe53 chromosome E3, Fcat_Pben_1.1_paternal_pri, whole genome shotgun sequence):
AATAACTTTCTGTGAGAAAATATAAGACCAATAGGTGCCTAGAGTACAAACACAAGAGTGGAAAGATTTTTTACTCTTCTTGGTGGCCCAGCACCTGGACCCTCCTCCTAGAGTCTTACAGGAGGCAAAGCCTGGGGAAGCAGCTTTCCCCACTGTTCCCTACAGCTAAGGCACTGGCACATGACCTAAGCTCAGACACACTCACCTGAGACATGAAATGAAGAGCTAGTAACCGAGAAAAGCTGGACTCAGGCTCcttctctggggggggggggggggggggggaggggagggcgggggcggaGAGCAGTGGCCATGAGACCCAGCAGCTAGGGCAGCATCAAGTGGCGTGAACAACAGAGTGTGGTCCATGCCATGGTGTCTATTGCTTGGCTGTAGACCCCACACAACTCTCCAGTCTTCCCAGTGACTATGTGAGCCCCCTGCCGAATCCTTTCAATAAATTCCCTTTCACTTACATCAGCCAGAGTCAGTTTCTGCTGCTTCCAAGGGAAAACCTGACCGATGAGGCCTCcatggggcaggaggtgggggaagagggagccGAACACAGGGCCCACGCTTTATTCCAACAACACAGCACAAAGGGGTTACACAAAACTTAGGTACAACTAGTTCCCGTCACACAACATAGTTCTCATTGTTCACTAATTTTTCGCTTGTCCCTGTATGAAGAcacttcctctgcttctttcaggTTGCCAGCAGTTACTGGCCTAGCACTGAGCACACAGCAGTTGCCCCAGGGCCAGTGACTGAACTACTCTGAAGTTTAAAGCACGAACTACTTGTCAACGCTCTTTCCTGGGAATACACACTACATGTAAACCAAAACCCCACTCAAAACACCTAACACCTATGAGGATttataaaatctaagaaaaaatttATCACATAAACATTCAGAAATGTGCTCTAGGCTAAAATCTCAACTTTCAATGGTGAAACTGGGTTACAAACAGTTTTCACACAATTTCAAAAAGTTCCCAATTGTGGTTCCTTAGTAAGAGTTCCTCTCTTTAGTTCTTCCTttctaaagagagagaaaaaaaaaagccaactctCTTCAAACACACACTCCCCACCACCACACGCTCACACACAACGAAATGGAGACTGTGAAGAGAGGCAAGACCGTCCTCGGCCTGGAAATCAATCTGATTCTCTTTTATGTTGGTAaggtcttttctttcctcctccattttatttaatcaatcGCTACTTCTCACCTAATGCATTTATAGTTTAAGCCCCTAcggattaatttttaaatgtctaacaCTATGGAGATGGTCTTTTTCCCCCAAGAGAAACAGGTTAATAAAAGAACAGCTGAGAAAAAGTTTCAGATTTACCTTGAAAATTCCCTTTGCTGCCTTAGGGAAGAgcacctcaaaaaacaaaagactgaaaatgCTCTTAAAATCGAATGtgctgcggggcgcctgggtggctagtcaattaggtgtccaactttggctcaggtcatgatctcatggtttctgggtttgagccccgctgggggctctgtgctgacagctcggagcctggaagcctgctttagattctgtgtctccctctctctctgcccctccccagcttgcatgtgctctctctgtctcactttctcaaaattaataaacattaaaaaaaattaaaaaataaacattaaaaaaatttttttaattgcatgtgGTCATCAACAATGTAGTTTCCATACAGGCAAACTCGCACTGCACATGAGAGGCACCAAACAATATGTGctgaatattttcaaagaacaatgTTTCTGAAAAGCCAACCTggtgcaaattaaaaaaatacttgtcattaaaaaaaaaaaaaaaagctgtcatgGCTCCTTCCATACAGCATAACCatcttatatctatttttaaaattctgcctaTACTGGTTTTTGTCTAGGAAAGAGAAAGTGGCTTTAATAATCTATCTTATCAGAGTTGTGATAAAGCTAATAATCTCAGTTGCTCACAAAGTCTGGGTCATAGGACAGGGAAGGTGACAAagctcttaaaattaatttttttctcatctgtaaacaaatagatcaaaatgttaacagtggttatttTGGGCAAAAGGACTATGGGTGATTTCAgtaatattctgattttttcccctaatccATATATATGGTTTTCCTAAACTATtttcattagtgtttttttaaaataattttttttaacatttattcattttttgagagatagagtgagcgggggaggggcagagagagaaggagacacagaatccaaagcaggctccaggccccgagccttcagcacagagcccgacgcggggctcgaacccacaaaccatgagatcatgacctgagccaaagtcagacgtgtaaccaactgagccacccaggctccccttcatTAGTGTTATTTTAAACAAGAATCCTTATCTTTTAAAGATATCCTCTGACAGATGTGAAGAGAGGATAACTAAGATTTACCTAAAATCACGTAGGAGCAAAGGACCAGGTCAGGGGAGAGATGGACAACTTTGGGACAAAGAACAGCAGGGGTGTGTGCTAGCCTGCTACTTCTGCCTAAGCTTGAAATTCTCCATAATTAGTGTCGAAAAccagttttctatttattttccagCTTGAATCACAGTAAAGtgatatttttttattccctccACCAAGAAGATAAACTTTCAACCTTTTCAGCGGGTCCtgagttgagagagagacagagagagagagacagaatgctatGGAACATGAGAATTCTTAAAGAGAGCTTCGTAGGACCAGGCTTGCTGTGACCCGTTATCCAAACTTCTCTCTTTTGCAAAGATGTTGCTTAACTGGTGCAGGGGAGGGATGGCAGTTTCCTCACCAGTCAGGCGCTCACAGAGGAAACGGCTGACCGCTCTCGGCTCTCAGACTAACGGTGTAGAGGTCGGAAATCAATGGAGATACACAACTCCAaagttgcaaatatttctttttccctggGGCCTTAGTTCTCCAAAATGTTTAGAAGTCAGCTTCCCTTTTAAAATGCTACCTGAAAGGACTTCAAACTGTTACATCATGGCAGTCCAGCTCCAAGTCAAATCCCCAGTACATATTGATGATTATACCTTGTGAAGTGTTTGTTCTTCTAGGGGGTGCCTCTGAATAGGAGACGTGAGGCTCATTTACCAGACATAGGAGTGAATCCCATCCCTTAGCTGAAGACCAGTGAGAAGCCTGCTGCTTCTCCAGGTGACCTCCCCCTCTCATTTGGCCTAAGCTCCCAGCTCATCTCAAACTGTACatatactgaaattaaaacatGGTGAGACTATATTTGCATCACAAATGCCAAGATTCAAATTTTAATTCCTCTTCTGGATTAAGGGTATGGGAAAAttgttaagttaaaaaacaaagcaaagcaaaacaaaacaaaacaaaaaggctgtCTGAAATTCAAGCCATCAGACCACTTGGattacttttctatttcatttacagCAGGAAAGGACAAACTCAGACAAATAAGATCATCTGGAACACATAACCAGTTAGGTTAAAGACCTGGTTAAAATCAGGCTAAAAACCTGCATGAATTCCAATTTGTTTCAACCAATACTGTTTTATGTAGGCCCTCCCTCACCCCAAAAGGGGTTCAGGCAGATCTTCTCATTTATAAACACCAGAGTGGTTTTCCACCTCACGGGCCCGAGATCAGAAGGCCAAGGTGGGGACCCAGCCAGCGTAACTTCGCCAAAGCGCATGGCAGAGAGCAGTAGACTGGGTGTGTGTCTGGTCctagccctgctgacacctgcTGAAACGCCCACAgttatctctaaaatgggcatCTAACGCCATGGGAACTGAAGTGGTGAGAATAGTGGCAGCAGAAATAGCCTCCTTTCATTAAGTACTTGTTAAGGCTTAGCCAAGGAAACATTCCTTATGCATCAGTGGTCTCACTTAGACTTCATACTAACTCCACGAGCTGCATATACCGTCCTCACTCTGCTACACATCACAGAGCTAGGATCCAAACTCAAGTCTGTGCTCTTTATTATGACACTGTTCACTGAACAAGATAGAAGCTACCGCGGACTACAAAGCAGGGCATCAGTGCCAGGAAGAAATCATGTCTGCTTAGCTGTGGCCAGGCTAGCTCATTAGGCCTCCGCTCAGTAACCGAATACCCTGTAGGCTAAGCCAGGGATGTATTTCGGCAGGTGTGCACCattgtcttttatgttttctgtagGGACAACCAGGCTTTACAAAGGAACAATTGTGAACTGCCATGAATTCCTAGCAATGCCAACCCccacaaggcaaaaaaaaaaaaaaaaaaaaaaaaaaaaaaaaaaaaaatcccttgtgcTCCTGTGTCCTGCGCCCAGTCATCAGCAGCGACACCTGCATTGAGGGGCTTTGACACCCATCACCACAGTGACTACAACACTGTGAGGCCAGgggtacagataaggaaacaggctctgagaGATCAAAGGAAAGCTTGTAATCACACTAGGAGTAAACACGGGACCCCAATTTTTTTGACTCTGGATCTGCAGCCACCTCAGCCCGCAACGCTGATTTCACTGGCACCTCTCTGTCCTCAAGTAATCAGATGTCACAGCAAACCAGCAGGTGAAGGTCAGGAAATGTGGGTCAGGAAAAGTGAGGACCACCAGGGTTTTATTAATACAGTCTTACTTGTGCTGAgaacagggaaagaaaggaatcTGTTTGGGGTTCCCTAGCCCCAAAATGtcagttaaataaaaaagcaaaggcaaagggAAGCGAGAAGCCCACTAAACATGGCTCATCTGCTTCTGCCCACAGGTGCTGCTCGTGCCTGTATAGTCTCGGTCTCTCAACCACAGTACCTCGAAGTGGACCACACCCAAGAAGCCATAACCATTCAGTGTTCCTACTCCCATGTGGGGTGCCCCGCAGAGCAACCAAGAAGCCTGTGGTTTCGCTATGGAGCTCACCAGCCGGAGAACCTCTGCTTGGATGGATGCACCAGCGATGCGGGCAAGTTCACAGTGAAGGAAGCCCTGACACAAAATCAGGTTTCCCTCACTGTGAACAGGGTGACTCTCAACGACAGTGCCATCTACATCTGTGGAATAGTCCTTCCCTTTTCAAAGGAACCAGGAGCCAAGCGGACCGGAGAAGGGACCATGCTGGTGGTGAGAGGTCAGTCAGCTGAGGCTTTGCTTGGCTCTTTAAATGCATGAAATTGCTTATATGTGGAGAGTAAGAGATAAATGTGCTAACTCAGTACACTAACCAGTGAAGGGCATGATCTACCAAAGGGAAACTCGGGGTGATTAGCAAACAGCTTGTTCAGGAACTGGGCTGGTGCTGCGCCATCTAGAACAAAGCATAAGTGACCAATAAATTGGACTGGGGAAAAATATgcaatatggagaataaacacaAATTTGAGGAGAGCCATGGGGAGACCTCCGACCTTACCTGTTCTGTAGGACAGAAGAACAGAAAGGGATCAGTGTGACTCTGTCTTCTTGAGATTTGCTAAAAACCTATGACCATTTCCTTTTTCAAGTGAGGATACTGAACCTAGCTACATCTTACAACTTAAGATATTaagaaatttcaggaaaaaagttTCACCCGGAGAAGGGAAATAAATCCTTGACCTTTTTTGATCTCTTCCCTTAAAAAGGACTCTGGTATGATCACTGAGATCActaaaatactaactcaaaatcAACAAGCCTTATGGTTTCAAAATAGGACTTTAGGGACACCCTGAGATCATCCTGTATTATAATCCCTGCTTTTAATTAGTGGTGTTCTAATGGGCTTTTGGTTATCTCCATTGTCATTTAACCTCAGTTTATTTTCACCTAtaagataaattataaatgagttaataaacaCAAAGCACTTTCAATGTTGCTTGGCTTAtagcaagtactcaataaatgtcagctacagatattaaaacaaatacacaactttggagatttgtgtgtgtgcagtaTATCTCACTGCATTAGTCTTCTATTAAAAATGTTAGCCAAAACTAAAAACAGTTTGTAAAGAGATAGAGGGTCTCAAAACTGCAAGCTCATGTGAAAAGAGATTCTTCTCtaggaagaaatgaaagtattgctaagaaatgaaaatattgctAAGAGAGACCTGGCAATTTCCTGCCTTTTCTACCAAGCTCCTAATTTAGCCcttgaaacattattttgaaattttacagaTATGCTTAATTTGTTAGTTTCACAACAAAAATGTATGTTATACAAACCGAGTTCACAGGATGAGCATCTATGGCATATTTAGTTAAAAAGTGCAGGTTATTCAGATAAGTTACAAATCTAATTGTATTTTGTGCTTCAAATAATCAGGTAATTGAAGACATGGCAGATTACTCTCTCTCTACCTAGAGCATGAGATACttgcaaggagagagaaaatcagattgtgaaaaatgaattcaataatTCTACTTCCAAACTTTATTAGAAAGAAGGGGCACATATAACAATGTGTCTTTTAAGGATGTAGTAAGCCCTAAGATCCTCAGTGTATGGCCTTATCAGGTCCTTTCGCAGACTATGCTATTCCGTTATGTATACTAAACAGTTCAAGGTTATAAACGTCAGCATTAACAAATGCATAGCAAAATATCTTAACTCCATGAACAGACTGTTGGTGACACTCGTACATCATTTCTaccaaaagaaatgttaaatgctCTTGAACTGTCCTGAAATGTTTACCTAACTTCACATAATGGGTTATATAAAATGCTATATTCTGAGCATTATGACAAGTaattaattgaatttaaatttttttttagttttcaaaatgagaaacagTTTTGGTATAACACATTTAAAGAACTGACAAACTGGTTTTAATTAAATATACCTGAGTACCTTTTGAATTAAGAGACCCTGAATAAATTTTTACACGAACAGTCAGAGCAAGTTCATGTCTTATCTCTAACACTTGTAGCTCCAGTTGTACTTTATATATGTGTTTGCAATAGTTTCAATAGTGACTgtagttctttgtttttgtaattaacaaagaaatgaagGGGCTCCACAGTCTCCTGATAGCTGTTCTATCACTGCTCTCTATCTACATGACTGTTGTTCTCGGGATCTTCGTGGTCCTCTCCAAAGTAAGTCAAATGTCCTTGCTCTAGATGTCCCTGTAGCCTTGAATATTatcataaggaaataattttcacCTCTCCACACGTGAGGCTCAGAATTAGCTTACCTAATTAATTAACATCCTCCTGTACATCTGCAGGAAACACCACCTGCAGGAGTAGTCTATCGAAGTATAAATTTTCATCACTGAAGTTATTATTAACTGGAGTACACAACTTACAATGTTTCCTCTTTACAACCAGTAATATGGGAATAAGAGATCCTTCTTTATTAACTATCTTATATGCTATCTTTCTGCTGTGGAGCATTACAGTTATCTTAAAAAAGCCTAAGAATAGCCTTTAAGAGCAAAAAGGGGTTAACAAAGAAGCTgccttaaaatacttttaaaaggcCTGAAGGTTTTGAGGAGGCTGGCTAGTCATATAAGAGGGGGTACATATGTGTTATATTAGGATTACTACAAATCCTATAATCAACATCAGTCTGAGTTATTAGTATAATAAAAGCATCTCAGAAATGCTTTGTAGAAGTTAACTCTTACTGtatatcatttaaatattaagttaGTTTAATCTTAATATGGTATGAGATATCTGCCGCAACTGTTTTGAGTGCATAAAGTGTCTGATaagactttccttttcctcttgacAGTCAAAATCTAACTctctaagaaacaaagaaacagaagactcaCAAAAGGTACAGACCAATGCTTGTCAAATACCTTTAAAATGGTGGTCGGTTGTAACTATTTCAAACCCACAataattaaatacagagaacatcaCGGTAACTTTCAACCACAgataccatttcttttctttttttttaatatttttatttatttttgagaggggacagagagagggagagaggatccaaagaagaCTTTGCACtggtatggggcttgaactcaccaagtgtgagataatgacctgagccgaagttggacgtttaaccgactgagccacccaggcaccccagataccacttctttctttttttaatttctttttttaatgtttgtttatctttgagagagagggagagacacagcatgagcagaggaggggcagaatgtgagggagacacagaatccaaagcaggctccaggctctgagctgtcagcacagagcccgacgtggggctcgaattcacggacagcgagatcacaacctgagctgaagtcaatcacttagccaactgagccagccatgtgccccccACCCTAGATACCACTTCTTATTACTGAGAAACTCGAGGATAATCTCAAGTGGTAAACTAGGATTTAAATTAGATTATTCTCAACCACAAACCCTACCTCACATACTCAGAATACAAAAGTTAATGGAAAGTATAGACgtgctgggggtggagggttATTTCCTCAGACTGGAGGCAATAACGAAAGAAAAAGTTCAGAGGATGTACAATAATAATCACTTCTAGTCCTAAGAGAgacaggcattttttttctcatttgtgtttATAGAAGAAGAGTGCTTGGCCTATTTTTCAGGAAATTGCTCAAGAACTATATAATAAGAGACGCGTGGAAACAAGACAACAATCTATAAGTGTAAAATATCACAAAGACGTAATGcaaatataaagcatatatatctGTTTGGCTAAAAGAGCTAAGCTGTCAACGAGCTGTCAATAATCATGTTTTCCTATAAAGTAGGAGTCTGAAAGGGACTTTCACATATGATGCATGTTTATAGAGAACATGTTTTGATAAATACATAAGAAAGGACATTTGCCACAGTATTAAATACAGACCAGGCTGGCATCTTAGTAACATGGAATCTTTCAGAAACACAGTGGATACAGGCAGTGTTTTCGACTCAGACAAGGATGCTTTTGTGGATTTTGAGACCCTTTGTACAATATCTTGCATGCAGTAGTGGGCAATAAGTTCCAAACATTTGGAACTTGGGTCAAATTATACAGAAAACACTACTAGTAAGGCAGAAATAAGTTCACATTAGAAAAGAtgagctaggggcgcctgggtggctcagtcggtaagtgtccgacttcggctcaggtcacgatctcacggttgatgacttcaagccccgcatcaggctctgtgctgacagctcagagcctggagcctgcctggaattctgtgtctccctctctctccgcccctccccgctcattctctgcctctgtctcaaaaataaataaacattaaaaaaattttttttaaagatgagctaatgaaagtaaaaattaagtatttcttcAGTCTGAAGGATTGGAGTGGCAAGAACAAGCATTTATGTTATCTATAACACATCCAACAGGGTCCCTTTAAAGTCCTATATAACAGGTTTTTCAAACAAGATGCTGTTTGAGTGCTAGCAGAGCACATACTCAGTTTCCACAATGCACAGTCAGGCTGCTCAGATTTCAATTAAAATGTAGACAAAATAATGAACGTATACACTACTACGGATTTTTCCTCCTAAACAGGAGCCAAGAGGGCAAATTAAGAGCCTGATACcaggtgttgtttttttgttttttttttatccaaacttttaaaaaggattttcatCCAGGAGAGAATATAGTCCAAGTAGTCATTGCTAAACACCTATGACCATTTCCTATGACACATTTCAGTGTGTATACAAATACATCAAGAAATGGTCTcattaggagcacctgggggggctcagtcagttaagcatctgacttcagctgaggtcaaaatctcacggttcatgagttcaagctctgcattgggctctgtgttaagagctcagagcctgaagcctgcttcagattctgtgcctccctctctctctgcccctccccaactcccactttgtctctctctctctctctctctcaacaataaataaacattaaacaaaaataaaataaataaataaaataaaataaaataaaaaagagatggtCTAATTACCTAAGACACCACTCTGAATAATTATAAATGCCTGTTCACTCTTTTCTTGCTGAGGCTGGAGCATCTTTTTCTGCAAACAGGGAAAGATAAGTGTCCTGAAGACAAGTCTAGAAGTGAGTACTGTAAGCCAGGGCTCTCACAAAAGCATGTGAACAAGCAAATTAATTTTCAACAGAGCACAGAAGAACATCAGTGTAGCCCAGACTGGAAAACACTACAGGCCAAATAACCCTGTTACTTCAACAACAACATTGACAATAAAAATGCAATGAATGGAATCTTAATACacttaacaaaatataataaagaatgaaaaatgcttaaaaaaaagaaagggggcgcctgggtggctcagtcggttaagcgccgacttcggctcaggtcatgatctcacggtccgtgggttcgagccccgcgtcaggctctgtgctgacagctcagagcctggagcctgtttcggattctgtgtctccctctctctcaccctctcccgttcatgctctgtctctctctgtctcaaaaataaataaatgttaaaaaaaatttaaaaaaaaaaaaaaaaaaaagaaagaaaagaaatttgatttTCAGTTCCCAAATCTTACTCTAAATACAGGGACACTAGTAACTGGACCTTTAAGATTACTGGAGGGTACTTGGGGCACAGAATGCAAGAGGGCATAGTAGTTTGTGTTGCTTGCAGTGGGGCATCATTGGTTATATAATCTTAATTATGGCTTATTATTTACTATTGCAGGAGAAAGGCAACACTTATGAATAAAGAAGAGCACTTTCTAACATGAAAAGCcacagaaatgttttaattttcaatgaaGTCACTGAAAATCCGAATCCAGAAGCCGTGGCAGTGTTAATGGACACACAGGGCTTTACAAAAACAATCACAGGTAAATGGAAAAGATAATTACCTAGAAGGAAGAATGCCACAGTACAAGAAAATTATCACTAACAGTAATTATCAAAACTAAAACCCTACAAAATACAACTGAAAAATACTTTCCTAATTTGCCAGGAGAATTCTGAGTagtctaacattttttttaatttttttttaatgtttatttatttttgagacagagagagacagagcatgaaagggggaggggcagagagagagggagacacagaatcggaagcaggtttcaggctctgagctgtcagcacagagcctgacacggggcttgaacccacagactgcaagatcgtgacctgagctgaagtcggacgcttaaccgactgagccacccaggcgccccaagtctaacattttaaaaacttccattttCATAACACATATCCTGTATTTGTTTCATTCAACATACGAGATGCGTGATGACCGTTACCCTAAAGATTAGAGGTCACACTACATCCCTCTGTCCTGAGTGGAAGAACTGTCTTTGTGAGTGTGATAGTGATGGGCCAATTAAGACtaagctgggagggagggaagaagatggAAGCGAGATGTCCAAATCGTAATTAGAGaaaccatcttaaaaaaaaaaagaaagaaaagccatctTGAAAAGTACCTTGGAGCAAGTATTATTTCTTCTGGTAGAGAACAGAGTAAGAAGATGAGCTAAAATACAGAAGATCCAACGCAGAAGGTTAGACAGAAAACCTCAGAACCTCAGAACAAATAAGCCACAACCAACCCTAGGTGTCAGTGTTGTGCCAAGTAACAGCACCAGGGAAGCAGTGGGCAAGGCAATACTGATTTTTAACTGATTTAGGAGGGAAAGATTCGATAAGGGGTTGGGTACAGCAAAGATGTTTATGGAATCATTACCATCTCACTGAGAAAACATGCTATGGATGGTTCTTTGAAAGCTACCTCACTGTAGAAATCTATTTTAAGTACCCACATGTGTacatttgttattaaaaatgcattacgatctgtttttatttcattaaagtgTTTCTTTTAAAGTGGTATTAAGTGAagtgtattctatttttaaaacccagacagaattttaaaatatcttaaaagcacttgggtacctcagttggttaagcatccgattcttgattttggctcagatcatgatctcacagtttgtgaattcgagcccagcattgggctccatggtgacagtacagagcctacttgggattctctctttcaccctctctctctgcccctcccctgctcacacacgtgcacactctctctcaagaataaattaaaaataaataaatgaaatattttaagaaccctttgaaaatgttttgcaaTGATGGCTTCAATCAGTGGTCTCCAACATAAGTAATCACATGTGccaggaaaaaatggaaagcGAGCAGGAACACATAAactctttttgtgtgtttgtatatgtacgTGTGAATGCCTATGTTGTATACTTGTGTGTTGGGTAtagtgtgtacatgtatgtgtgcatatatgtgtaacttatacacaaaagtagaaattaaaatggcataAAAGTCATATTAATAGacatgttaatattttcttcctataaCCCAAAATAAACAGTCTTGTGTTCTCCTGGGTGTATAGCCCCACTTTGAGACCATTGACctggatgaaataaatgaatttctaagctacatggcaaaaaaaaaggtAAGCATTATCTAGGTGAATAGAAAGAGGTGGATTAGAgaatttacttttcctttctgggAGTCCTTACATTTTGGTACTCCCAGGGCTGAAAATCTGCTGTTCTTTGTGTAACTTAATGAGAAGACAAAATCCCTGAGCTACATCAGTATTTGATTTAGAAGGAGCCTTACCCAACACAAGCAAGGGCTGTGTCTCCAAGATTGTTGTTGAAGCTCAAATTCAGAATACGTTCTCCTTTGGAAAAGTAGTTACATTCCCTCAGGTCATACATCACAGTGAatgatgtatatattaatatcatCCTTTTATTCACCCATCTAACCAACAACAGCTGTTAGGTgctacactattttttttttaattttttttttaacatttatttatttttgagacagagagagacagagcatgaatgggggagggtcagaaagagagggag
Coding sequences:
- the IGSF6 gene encoding immunoglobulin superfamily member 6 isoform X1; translated protein: METVKRGKTVLGLEINLILFYVGAARACIVSVSQPQYLEVDHTQEAITIQCSYSHVGCPAEQPRSLWFRYGAHQPENLCLDGCTSDAGKFTVKEALTQNQVSLTVNRVTLNDSAIYICGIVLPFSKEPGAKRTGEGTMLVVREMKGLHSLLIAVLSLLSIYMTVVLGIFVVLSKSKSNSLRNKETEDSQKVQTNACQIPLKWWSVVTISNPQ
- the IGSF6 gene encoding immunoglobulin superfamily member 6 isoform X2, which translates into the protein METVKRGKTVLGLEINLILFYVGAARACIVSVSQPQYLEVDHTQEAITIQCSYSHVGCPAEQPRSLWFRYGAHQPENLCLDGCTSDAGKFTVKEALTQNQVSLTVNRVTLNDSAIYICGIVLPFSKEPGAKRTGEGTMLVVREMKGLHSLLIAVLSLLSIYMTVVLGIFVVLSKSKSNSLRNKETEDSQKEKGNTYE